The following proteins are encoded in a genomic region of Microtus ochrogaster isolate Prairie Vole_2 chromosome 5, MicOch1.0, whole genome shotgun sequence:
- the Ddx25 gene encoding ATP-dependent RNA helicase DDX25, with protein sequence MASLLWGGDAGAAENERLNSHFSNLVHPRKNLRGIRSTTIPNIDGSLNAEEEDEEDDVVDLAANSLLNKLIRQSLVESSHRVEVLQKDPSSPLYSVKTFEELRLKEELLKGIYAMGFNRPSKIQEMALPMMLAHPPQNLIAQSQSGTGKTAAFVLAMLSRVNALELFPQCLCLAPTYELALQTGRVVERMGKFCVDVEVMYAIRGNRIPRGTEVTKQIIIGTPGTVLDWCFKRKLIDLTKIRVFVLDEADVMIDTQGFSDQSIRIQRALPSECQMLLFSATFEDSVWQFAERIIPDPNVIKLRKEELTLNNIRQYYVLCENRKDKYQALCNIYGGITIGQAIIFCQTRRNAKWLTVEMMQDGHQVSLLSGELTVEQRASIIQRFRDGKEKVLITTNVCARGIDVKQVTIVVNFDLPINQSEEPDYETYLHRIGRTGRFGKKGLAFNMIEVDKLPLLMKIQDHFNSNIKQLDPEDLDEIEKIEY encoded by the exons TTTTCAAATCTCGTCCACCCCAGAAAGAACCTCCGTGGTATTAGAAGTACCACAATCCCAAACATAG ACGGCTCTCTTAACgctgaagaggaagatgaagaagacgATGTAG tgGATTTGGCAGCCAATTCACTCTTAAACAAATTAATCCGTCAGTCCTTAGTAGAATCCAGCCATCGAGTGGAAGTCTTACAAAAGGATCCCAGCTCTCCACTCTACTCGGTGAAAACCTTTGAAGAACTACGGCT AAAGGAAGAGTTACTAAAAGGGATTTATGCAATGGGATTTAACAGACCATCCAAAATCCAAGAGATGGCCCTCCCGATGATGCTCGCACATCC TCCCCAGAACCTCATAGCACAGAGCCAGTCTGGAACGGGGAAAACAGCTGCCTTTGTCTTAGCCATGCTCAGCAGAGTGAATGCCTTGGAGCTGTTCCCACAG TGCCTCTGCCTGGCTCCCACCTATGAACTGGCTCTGCAGACTGGCCGTGTGGTTGAAAGGATGGGGAAATTCTGTGTGGATGTTGAAGTGATGTATGCCATTCGAGGAAATCGAA TTCCTAGGGGCACTGAAGTCACCAAACAGATTATAATTGGTACTCCTGGGACTGTCCTAGATTGGTGTTTCAAGCGAAAATTGATTGATTTGACTAAGATCCGTGTATTTGTCCTGGATGAAGCAGATGTGATGATTGACACCCAAGGATTCTCAGATCAGAGTATTCGTATCCAAAG agCCTTACCCTCCGAATGCCAGATGCTCCTCTTCTCCGCGACCTTCGAGGACTCTGTGTGGCAGTTTGCGGAACGGATCATTCCTGACCCCAATGTTATCAAGTTACGAAAAGAGGAACTGACCCTAAACAACATCCGACAGTATTATGTGTtgtgtgaaaacagaaaagacaagtaTCAAGCCCTGTGTAACATCTATGGTGGCATCACCATTGGCCAAGCCATCATCTTCTGCCAG ACCCGTCGCAACGCCAAGTGGCTGACTGTGGAAATGATGCAGGATGGCCACCAGGTGTCCTTGCTGAGCGGAGAACTCACGGTGGAGCAGCGAGCTTCCATCATCCAGAGGTTCCGAGACGGGAAAGAGAAAGTTCTGATAACAACCAATGTCTGTGCTCGAG GAATTGATGTGAAGCAGGTCACCATCGTTGTGAACTTTGACCTTCCTATAAACCAGTCAGAAGAACCAGACTATGAGACCTACCTCCACCGTATAGGGCGGACAGGACGCTTTGGGAAAAAAGGTCTCGCCTTCAACATGATTGAAGTGGATAAACTGCCACTGCTCATGAAAATACAGGACCACTTCA aTAGCAATATTAAGCAGCTTGACCCAGAAGACTTGGATGAGATTGAAAAGATCGAATACTGA